One region of Niallia sp. Man26 genomic DNA includes:
- a CDS encoding chromate transporter gives MIYKELIIAMGRSGLLGFGGGPSVIPLIRYEAVNKFKWLDNEEFGEILAIANTLPGPIATKMAAYLGYRQKGISGAIVSVLAHILPTCLAMVVLISFINVVSHSAVITSMVSAVIPVIAVMLGMMAYEFAEKAVKGLGIYVGAALTLLCLFLLQYISLHPAIVVLIFLIYGAFHFNLKDRILHKKERGM, from the coding sequence ATGATCTATAAAGAACTCATCATCGCGATGGGCCGGTCTGGATTATTAGGATTTGGAGGTGGTCCTTCTGTTATACCGCTTATTCGCTATGAAGCAGTAAATAAATTCAAGTGGCTTGATAATGAAGAGTTTGGGGAAATATTGGCGATTGCTAATACTTTGCCTGGACCAATCGCTACAAAAATGGCCGCCTATTTAGGCTACCGCCAAAAAGGTATTTCAGGAGCTATCGTTTCTGTGCTCGCCCATATTCTGCCGACATGCCTGGCAATGGTTGTGCTAATTTCCTTTATTAACGTTGTCAGCCATTCTGCTGTCATCACAAGCATGGTGTCTGCTGTTATTCCTGTTATTGCAGTAATGCTTGGCATGATGGCCTATGAGTTTGCAGAAAAAGCAGTCAAAGGCTTAGGTATCTATGTTGGTGCAGCACTAACACTGTTATGTCTGTTCCTGCTTCAATACATTTCCCTTCACCCAGCTATTGTTGTATTAATCTTCTTGATTTACGGAGCATTTCATTTCAATCTTAAAGATCGTATTCTACATAAAAAAGAAAGAGGCATGTAA
- a CDS encoding chromate transporter: MVLISIFLSFLLSNIFGYGGGPASIPLMYEEIVNRYNWLSNAEFSNMLALGNALPGPIATKIAAYVGFGIGGWWGFIAALAATVIPSAAALIFLANVMSKHRDSKIVKGMTLLVQPVIAALMIILTFEMLQDSYISLGWIQTAAIAVIAFALLQKFKVHPAFVIILAFLYGGLVVPHLNS; encoded by the coding sequence ATGGTATTAATCAGCATCTTTTTAAGCTTTTTGTTATCAAATATATTTGGATATGGCGGCGGTCCTGCCTCTATTCCACTCATGTATGAAGAGATTGTTAACCGGTACAATTGGCTGTCAAATGCGGAGTTTTCCAATATGCTCGCACTTGGAAACGCCCTGCCTGGTCCAATCGCAACAAAAATTGCTGCTTATGTCGGGTTTGGCATCGGTGGCTGGTGGGGCTTTATTGCTGCACTGGCAGCGACGGTCATTCCATCTGCTGCAGCGCTCATTTTCCTTGCCAATGTGATGAGCAAGCACCGCGATTCGAAAATAGTGAAAGGGATGACACTGTTGGTTCAGCCTGTTATTGCCGCATTGATGATAATCCTTACTTTTGAAATGCTGCAAGACTCCTATATTTCATTAGGCTGGATTCAAACAGCAGCAATCGCTGTAATCGCATTTGCCTTACTGCAAAAATTCAAAGTTCACCCAGCTTTTGTAATCATTCTTGCCTTCCTTTATGGTGGTCTTGTTGTTCCACATCTAAACAGTTAA
- a CDS encoding Lrp/AsnC family transcriptional regulator, giving the protein MTNGHDLAPSKLDQIDHLILSLLHDNGRISYTDIGKEVGISRVAVQMRINAMIENGIIEKFTAVINPEKIGKTVSAFFNIDVEPKHLEEVAKLLADNAAVGSLYHMTGPSKLHMHGLFADNQEMELFLTDKLYAIEGVVSVDCQILIKRYKSRMGMKL; this is encoded by the coding sequence ATGACAAATGGACATGATCTTGCACCTAGCAAACTAGATCAGATTGATCATTTAATCTTGTCTTTATTGCATGATAACGGCAGGATTTCCTACACCGATATCGGCAAAGAAGTCGGGATCTCAAGGGTAGCTGTACAGATGCGGATTAATGCAATGATCGAAAATGGCATTATTGAAAAGTTCACGGCTGTAATAAATCCAGAAAAAATCGGCAAAACAGTTTCTGCTTTCTTCAATATTGATGTAGAACCGAAGCATCTCGAAGAAGTAGCCAAACTATTAGCAGACAATGCTGCTGTAGGCAGTCTCTATCATATGACTGGCCCCAGTAAACTGCATATGCACGGATTATTTGCTGATAATCAGGAAATGGAGCTATTCCTTACAGACAAGCTATATGCTATCGAAGGTGTCGTCAGCGTAGATTGCCAAATATTAATTAAAAGATACAAGAGCAGAATGGGAATGAAGCTGTAG
- a CDS encoding HAD family acid phosphatase, with protein MKFGFDIDDTLINLREHAFHLYNKKLQKEVHLDYFHALKTVEIHEPFGLNADEGKNMWTTLSEEIYFTDCPPYPNAVEFLQRLTNSGHEVYYITARNKEFAERTKEWMKTKGFPVKDEQFFCGMADHEKIDVISSLDLDFYMDDKPAVLNTLAQTGVHLLVKDQSYNKDLSYDRVHSWAEVWDFLNLNEEKK; from the coding sequence ATGAAGTTCGGTTTTGACATTGATGATACATTAATAAATTTAAGAGAGCATGCCTTTCATTTATATAATAAGAAACTGCAAAAGGAAGTGCATCTCGATTATTTTCATGCACTGAAGACCGTGGAAATACATGAGCCCTTTGGCCTTAATGCTGATGAAGGGAAGAACATGTGGACCACTTTAAGCGAAGAAATTTATTTCACAGATTGCCCGCCATATCCGAATGCAGTTGAATTTCTGCAAAGGCTGACAAATAGCGGACATGAAGTGTATTATATTACCGCACGTAATAAGGAATTTGCAGAACGGACGAAGGAATGGATGAAGACTAAAGGCTTTCCAGTTAAGGATGAGCAGTTCTTCTGCGGTATGGCTGATCATGAAAAAATCGATGTTATTTCAAGCCTGGACCTTGATTTCTATATGGATGATAAGCCAGCGGTGCTAAACACACTGGCACAAACAGGAGTTCACTTGTTAGTAAAAGATCAATCATACAATAAAGATCTTTCTTATGACAGGGTTCATAGCTGGGCTGAGGTTTGGGATTTTCTTAATTTAAATGAGGAAAAAAAATAA
- a CDS encoding FAD-dependent monooxygenase, with translation MTVLNAEVCIVGAGPGGAMLAYLLSKAGVSTILLERHHDVDKEFRGEHLNEEGEQVLIDAGLFAKLKEKGILCMTHVDYIADGKVVKRILPHSETGHTGIHVPQKHLLKLLLEESSKEAAFRLEMDSVVKELIQTETGEYSGVVAWINGIETKVNSKIIVGADGRFSTIRKQGRFPVEAIKHGYDLLWAKIPAPSGWEPAIKMALVNGSQVALFTQYGGYIQIGWNIEEGSFSKIRKGSFEHFIDNLLSAFPELEETVRTHIKAWKDFVLLKVESSKSSTWINNNAVLLGDAAHTMSPTGAFGLNSSLKDAEKLAEVLKQILLYHKSPALLETYEAIRKTEVEKVQAEQLYRESTFKDHFPKATAIGVSN, from the coding sequence ATGACAGTTCTGAATGCAGAAGTTTGTATTGTTGGTGCAGGTCCCGGCGGTGCAATGCTTGCTTATTTGCTTAGCAAGGCCGGGGTTTCCACAATCCTGCTGGAGCGGCATCATGATGTAGATAAAGAATTTCGTGGAGAGCATTTAAATGAGGAAGGAGAACAAGTCCTCATAGACGCAGGTCTTTTTGCTAAGCTGAAGGAAAAAGGCATACTCTGCATGACTCATGTTGATTATATTGCAGACGGCAAAGTGGTTAAAAGAATACTTCCCCATTCAGAAACAGGCCATACTGGCATTCATGTTCCGCAAAAGCATTTATTGAAGCTGCTGTTGGAGGAATCATCGAAAGAGGCTGCCTTCAGGCTGGAAATGGACAGTGTTGTGAAAGAGCTCATTCAGACTGAAACAGGAGAGTATTCAGGCGTCGTCGCCTGGATTAATGGCATAGAAACAAAAGTGAACAGCAAGATAATTGTCGGTGCTGACGGCAGGTTTTCAACGATAAGAAAGCAGGGGCGCTTTCCTGTTGAAGCGATCAAGCATGGTTATGATTTGCTGTGGGCAAAAATTCCGGCTCCATCTGGCTGGGAGCCAGCGATTAAAATGGCTCTTGTTAACGGCAGTCAGGTTGCTCTGTTTACCCAATATGGAGGTTATATTCAGATCGGCTGGAATATTGAGGAGGGAAGCTTCTCAAAAATCCGGAAAGGATCATTTGAGCACTTTATCGACAATCTTCTGTCTGCTTTTCCTGAGTTGGAGGAAACTGTCCGCACTCATATTAAGGCATGGAAGGATTTTGTCCTGTTGAAGGTGGAAAGCTCTAAAAGCAGCACGTGGATCAATAATAATGCAGTGCTCTTAGGCGATGCAGCCCACACAATGAGCCCAACCGGCGCATTTGGACTCAACAGTTCCTTAAAGGATGCAGAAAAACTTGCAGAAGTGCTGAAACAAATTTTACTCTATCACAAATCACCAGCGCTATTAGAGACCTACGAAGCAATTCGGAAAACAGAGGTAGAAAAAGTCCAAGCAGAACAGCTTTACAGAGAATCTACTTTTAAGGATCATTTTCCAAAAGCAACGGCAATTGGCGTTAGTAATTAA
- the ribD gene encoding bifunctional diaminohydroxyphosphoribosylaminopyrimidine deaminase/5-amino-6-(5-phosphoribosylamino)uracil reductase RibD: MRNDHDFMKMALDLAETAKGKTNPNPVVGAVLVKDGVIVGSGLHRKAGEPHAEVHAFNMAGEHAKGATLYVTLEPCSHYGKTPPCANLVKDSGVKRVVVAAQDPNPHVAGKGIGIIKEAGIEVEVGVLEEEAKKLNERFMHNMITQTPFVVSKVAMTLDGKIAAYTGHSQWITGEEARKEVHYLRNEVDAILVGVGTVLADNPKLTTRLDQPSKNPIRIILDSKLRTPLDANVADCSEAQTIILTGLAEDDKKAEGLKQKGVQIIQVPYTNGKMDLQAALKRLYEAGVTDILLEGGSEVNASFMRERLIQKYIVYIAPKILGGKSSFTPFRGEDVDTIDEAVQLRFETVEKVGEDLKVYAYPAKV, from the coding sequence ATGAGAAATGATCATGATTTTATGAAAATGGCATTGGACCTTGCAGAAACAGCGAAGGGAAAAACAAATCCAAACCCAGTAGTTGGTGCGGTATTAGTGAAGGATGGCGTCATAGTAGGCTCCGGTTTGCACAGAAAGGCTGGAGAACCGCATGCAGAGGTACATGCATTTAATATGGCAGGAGAACATGCTAAAGGGGCTACACTATATGTTACGCTGGAGCCTTGCTCCCACTATGGAAAAACACCGCCATGTGCGAATTTAGTCAAAGATTCTGGAGTGAAAAGAGTTGTAGTGGCAGCTCAAGATCCGAATCCTCATGTTGCTGGTAAGGGGATTGGCATCATAAAAGAAGCGGGGATCGAAGTAGAAGTTGGTGTGCTTGAGGAAGAAGCAAAAAAACTCAATGAGCGTTTTATGCATAATATGATTACTCAAACTCCATTTGTTGTATCAAAGGTTGCGATGACTTTAGACGGAAAAATCGCTGCCTATACAGGGCACAGCCAATGGATTACAGGGGAAGAGGCTCGGAAGGAAGTGCATTACCTTCGCAATGAGGTAGATGCTATCCTAGTTGGAGTAGGTACAGTATTAGCAGATAATCCGAAATTAACGACTCGATTAGACCAACCATCTAAAAATCCAATCAGGATTATTTTGGATAGCAAGCTGCGAACACCGCTCGATGCAAATGTGGCAGATTGCTCTGAGGCACAAACGATTATTTTGACTGGTCTTGCCGAGGATGACAAGAAGGCTGAAGGTTTAAAACAGAAGGGCGTTCAAATTATTCAAGTTCCATATACAAACGGGAAAATGGACCTTCAAGCTGCATTGAAAAGGCTGTATGAAGCAGGAGTAACAGATATTCTGCTCGAAGGCGGCAGTGAAGTAAATGCCAGCTTTATGAGAGAGAGACTTATTCAAAAATACATTGTTTATATTGCGCCGAAAATCTTAGGTGGAAAATCTTCTTTTACACCATTTAGAGGCGAGGATGTAGATACGATAGATGAAGCTGTTCAGCTAAGGTTTGAAACAGTGGAGAAGGTAGGCGAAGACTTAAAAGTCTACGCATATCCTGCTAAAGTTTAA
- a CDS encoding GTP cyclohydrolase II has product MKKEVIDLLQDKMKMIPFKEDKKICLVGPVKLPVQLEDQVVTFQWYTWLPIEEQQSKEELLNSLPSMHLADLQQSSVLVYGDFEQTEDTLIRMHSICHTGDIFGSKRCDCGFQLHQSMKMIVEHGSGALFYLANHEGRGIGLFTKSLAYLLQQEGLDTVEANHALDFADDTRSYEEPISVLQALRTKPVKLITNNPKKLEALKKIGLTASENVPLWGDRSAFNEKYLDTKVQKSGHIPLQEEIVTI; this is encoded by the coding sequence ATGAAAAAAGAAGTGATTGATCTTCTTCAAGATAAAATGAAAATGATTCCGTTTAAGGAAGATAAAAAAATATGCCTTGTCGGGCCAGTCAAGCTGCCTGTTCAGCTTGAAGATCAAGTTGTAACTTTCCAATGGTACACATGGCTGCCAATAGAAGAGCAGCAGTCAAAAGAGGAGCTGTTAAACAGCTTGCCTTCGATGCATCTTGCAGACTTGCAGCAATCATCAGTCTTAGTATATGGCGATTTTGAGCAGACAGAAGATACGCTTATCCGCATGCACAGCATTTGTCATACAGGTGATATTTTCGGTAGCAAGCGCTGTGACTGCGGATTCCAGCTGCATCAGTCAATGAAGATGATTGTTGAACACGGCAGTGGTGCCCTCTTTTACCTTGCCAACCATGAAGGCAGAGGAATTGGTCTGTTCACAAAGTCATTAGCTTATTTGCTGCAGCAGGAAGGATTGGATACAGTAGAGGCAAACCATGCTCTTGATTTTGCTGATGACACAAGAAGCTATGAAGAGCCGATCAGTGTCCTGCAAGCATTGCGCACAAAGCCTGTTAAACTAATTACGAACAATCCTAAAAAGCTGGAAGCATTGAAGAAGATTGGATTAACTGCAAGTGAGAATGTTCCGTTATGGGGAGACAGATCAGCGTTTAACGAGAAGTATTTGGACACGAAAGTGCAGAAATCTGGACATATACCATTGCAAGAAGAGATTGTGACAATTTGA
- a CDS encoding TetR/AcrR family transcriptional regulator, which yields MKEKEKKIIDSALKLFAQKGYSSTSIQEIANDCGISKGAFYIYFKSKDSLLFAILDYYYKELVQLFDSIRLEDITAKEKLVEQTAAFFEHALKHKDFIIMQTREQAIPLNDSIKHLIMQMQTDIREFSLAYLLELYGEKTSRFHLDLQIMYEGLLQSFLRLLLHDQIDRNAKDVSEYLWRRMDSIAAGIMEEKPIFTEANLYKLMHKPKIDFMADATEKSLDILNQIRKLTESYPNKETIEVTLDVLESEIKTDAPRSPIIQGMLSNLEGHEELQDWIEKIKRHYQITSHK from the coding sequence TTGAAAGAGAAAGAAAAAAAGATCATAGACTCTGCGCTGAAACTTTTCGCGCAAAAAGGATATTCCTCCACTTCCATTCAAGAAATAGCAAATGATTGCGGCATATCTAAAGGTGCTTTCTATATATATTTCAAGTCAAAGGATTCTTTATTATTTGCCATTCTTGATTATTATTACAAGGAATTAGTACAGCTTTTTGACAGCATTAGGCTAGAAGACATCACTGCAAAAGAAAAGCTGGTCGAACAGACAGCAGCTTTTTTTGAACATGCTTTGAAGCATAAGGATTTCATTATTATGCAAACCCGTGAGCAGGCGATTCCCCTTAATGATTCCATCAAGCATTTAATTATGCAGATGCAAACAGATATCAGAGAGTTTTCTCTAGCATATCTGCTCGAATTATATGGAGAAAAAACGAGCCGCTTTCATTTAGATTTGCAAATCATGTACGAAGGGTTACTGCAGTCCTTCTTAAGACTTCTTCTTCATGATCAGATTGACAGGAATGCTAAAGATGTTTCCGAATATTTATGGAGAAGAATGGACTCCATTGCAGCAGGTATTATGGAAGAGAAGCCAATATTCACTGAAGCGAATCTTTACAAATTAATGCATAAGCCAAAAATCGATTTTATGGCAGATGCTACAGAAAAATCCCTGGATATCCTTAATCAAATTCGCAAGCTTACAGAAAGCTATCCTAACAAGGAAACGATTGAAGTTACCCTTGATGTTCTAGAGTCAGAAATCAAAACAGATGCCCCAAGAAGTCCAATTATTCAAGGAATGCTTTCCAATCTTGAAGGACATGAAGAATTGCAGGACTGGATTGAAAAAATTAAAAGGCATTATCAAATAACCTCACATAAGTGA
- a CDS encoding potassium channel family protein: protein MPNTVLTAFLRLPISVRILSIAASIILFFGLIITIVEPKTFPTFFEGVWWAIITASTVGYGDYAPSTIVGRIAGMLLILTGAGFLSTYLVTLATAAVARQNAFIEGKSTFRGQSHIVIIGWNERSKALINTIIKDGKRSLLTLIDESLPKNPLPESLHFIQGNPNIDETLLRANISQANKVIITSDQSKDEMNADMNSILTLLAIKGLNPEVPCIIEILTAEQVTNAHRAGADEIIQTNRLSSFVMHSSLNSQETMIAFLDLLGNFKDKRLQIVSLGEWTNDEQLNFAALSSYLLLEDKLLLGVKRGSQSYIKPGASFIVEEKDELILIAGS from the coding sequence TTGCCGAATACCGTACTAACCGCTTTTCTGCGCCTGCCTATCAGTGTGAGGATTTTGTCAATCGCAGCAAGTATTATCCTATTTTTTGGATTAATCATCACCATAGTGGAGCCAAAAACCTTTCCGACTTTTTTTGAGGGGGTTTGGTGGGCTATTATCACAGCCTCCACTGTTGGTTATGGTGATTACGCTCCAAGCACCATTGTAGGAAGAATTGCCGGCATGCTGCTCATATTGACTGGTGCAGGGTTTTTATCGACTTATTTAGTAACTTTGGCAACAGCAGCAGTCGCCAGACAAAATGCCTTTATAGAAGGGAAATCAACTTTTAGAGGACAGAGTCATATCGTGATTATCGGCTGGAATGAGCGTTCGAAGGCATTGATTAATACGATCATCAAGGATGGGAAGAGATCACTCCTCACTCTTATTGATGAATCGCTCCCAAAAAACCCGCTGCCAGAATCGCTTCATTTTATCCAAGGCAATCCAAATATTGATGAAACACTCCTGCGGGCAAATATCTCACAGGCTAACAAGGTAATCATCACCTCTGACCAAAGCAAAGATGAAATGAACGCCGATATGAATTCGATTTTGACACTGCTTGCAATAAAAGGACTGAATCCAGAGGTTCCTTGCATCATTGAGATATTGACTGCTGAGCAAGTGACTAATGCACACAGAGCAGGTGCAGATGAGATTATTCAAACCAATCGCCTGTCGAGCTTTGTCATGCACAGCAGTCTCAATTCGCAAGAAACAATGATTGCCTTTCTCGATTTACTGGGGAACTTCAAGGACAAGAGATTGCAAATTGTTTCTTTGGGCGAATGGACAAACGACGAGCAGCTGAATTTTGCTGCCCTCAGTTCGTATCTTCTTTTAGAGGACAAACTCTTGTTAGGAGTTAAAAGAGGCAGCCAATCCTACATTAAACCTGGTGCCTCCTTTATAGTAGAAGAAAAGGATGAGCTGATCTTGATTGCCGGCTCATAA
- a CDS encoding four-helix bundle copper-binding protein, protein MLVEQEQTLVRALQECMIVCNHCLNECLAEDKSSMMIDCIRTDRECLEFCGYLEQAIIRQSPYAKELAKICMQVCEDCAQECQKHDHKHCQYCAEVCLQCMEACKTYLNN, encoded by the coding sequence ATGCTAGTAGAACAAGAACAAACATTAGTAAGGGCATTGCAAGAATGTATGATAGTCTGCAATCATTGCCTGAATGAATGTCTCGCTGAAGATAAATCAAGCATGATGATAGACTGCATACGAACAGACCGAGAATGCTTGGAATTCTGTGGATATCTAGAACAGGCTATTATCCGTCAATCTCCATATGCTAAAGAACTTGCTAAAATCTGTATGCAAGTTTGTGAGGATTGTGCACAGGAATGCCAAAAACATGACCATAAGCATTGTCAGTATTGTGCTGAAGTTTGCTTGCAATGTATGGAAGCATGTAAAACCTATTTAAACAACTAA
- a CDS encoding glucose-6-phosphate isomerase translates to MTHVRFDYSKALSFFGEHEITYLSDAVKVAHHSLHEKTGAGSDFLGWIDLPVDYDKEEFSRILKASQKIQNDSEVLLVIGIGGSYLGARAAIEMLNHSFHNALSKDKRKTPQIIFIGKDISSTYMSDVIDFLGDKDFSINVISKSGTTTEPAIAFRIFRKLLEQKYGAEEAKSRIYATTDKARGALKTLATEEGFETFVIPDDVGGRYSVLTAVGLLPIAVSGADIEAMMKGAAAAREDFSSSELSENAAYQYAAVRNVLYNKGKTIEMLINYEPGLQYFSEWWKQLFGESEGKDQKGIYPSSANFSTDLHSLGQYVQEGRRDIFETVVKVDKPRHELTIEAEENDLDGLNYLAGKTVDFVNNKAFEGTLLAHTDGGVPNLIVTIPEMDEYTFGYLVYFFEKACAISGYLLGVNPFDQPGVEAYKVNMFALLGKPGFEEKKAELESRLK, encoded by the coding sequence ATGACACACGTTCGTTTTGATTACTCAAAGGCATTAAGCTTTTTTGGAGAACATGAAATTACATACCTATCTGATGCAGTTAAAGTGGCTCATCATTCCCTACATGAAAAAACAGGAGCTGGAAGCGACTTTTTAGGCTGGATTGATCTTCCTGTTGATTACGATAAAGAAGAATTTTCCCGTATCTTAAAAGCATCACAAAAAATCCAAAACGATTCTGAAGTATTGCTTGTTATCGGAATCGGCGGATCTTATCTTGGAGCACGTGCAGCAATCGAGATGCTGAACCACAGCTTCCACAATGCTTTGTCTAAGGATAAAAGAAAAACTCCGCAAATCATCTTTATCGGTAAAGACATCAGCTCAACATATATGAGCGATGTTATCGATTTCTTAGGTGACAAAGATTTCTCAATCAATGTTATCTCTAAATCAGGCACAACAACAGAGCCTGCTATCGCATTCCGTATTTTCCGCAAGCTTTTGGAACAAAAATACGGAGCAGAAGAAGCTAAATCAAGAATTTATGCAACAACTGATAAAGCGCGCGGTGCACTAAAAACACTTGCTACTGAAGAAGGCTTTGAAACTTTTGTTATTCCTGATGATGTCGGCGGTCGTTACTCTGTTCTTACAGCAGTAGGCTTGCTTCCAATCGCTGTAAGCGGTGCAGACATTGAAGCAATGATGAAAGGTGCAGCAGCTGCTCGTGAAGACTTCAGCTCATCTGAACTTAGTGAAAATGCTGCATACCAATATGCTGCAGTTCGCAACGTGCTTTACAATAAAGGCAAAACAATCGAAATGCTTATCAACTATGAGCCAGGACTTCAATACTTCTCTGAATGGTGGAAGCAGCTTTTCGGCGAGAGCGAAGGAAAAGACCAAAAAGGTATTTATCCATCTTCCGCTAACTTCTCAACTGACTTGCACTCATTAGGGCAATATGTTCAAGAAGGACGTCGCGATATTTTCGAAACAGTTGTTAAAGTGGACAAGCCTCGTCATGAATTAACAATTGAAGCAGAAGAAAACGACCTTGACGGCTTGAACTATCTTGCTGGCAAAACAGTTGACTTCGTAAACAACAAAGCATTTGAAGGTACGCTTCTTGCACATACAGACGGCGGTGTGCCGAATCTGATTGTGACAATTCCTGAAATGGATGAATATACTTTCGGTTACTTAGTGTATTTCTTCGAAAAAGCTTGCGCTATCAGCGGATACCTTCTTGGTGTAAATCCATTCGATCAGCCGGGAGTAGAAGCTTATAAAGTTAACATGTTTGCATTGCTTGGTAAACCAGGTTTTGAAGAGAAAAAAGCGGAACTTGAAAGCCGTTTGAAATAA
- a CDS encoding iron-containing alcohol dehydrogenase: MNNFTFYNPTKLIFGKGQLSQLADQLAPYGNKVLLVYGGGSIKRSGLYDQVIELLKENNKEVFELSGVEPNPRLTTVQRGVDICKTEGIDFLLAVGGGSVIDCTKAISVGAKYDGDPWDIVTRKAIPSDAVPFGTVLTLAATGSEMNSGSVITNWETQEKYGWGSPLTFPVFSILDPENTYTVPKNQTIYGIVDMMSHVLEHYFHLEENTQFQDYMCESLLKTVMETGPKLVNDLENYEYRSTILYSGTMALNGMLNMGYQGDWATHNIEHAVSAVYDIPHGGGLAILFPNWMKHNLSVKPSRFKQLAVRVFGVDPEGKTDEEAGLEGIEKLREFWNSIGAPSRLADYDIDDSKLELMVDRAMARGEFGRFNLLKADDVRSIYKASL, encoded by the coding sequence ATGAATAATTTTACATTCTATAACCCGACAAAACTGATCTTTGGGAAAGGCCAACTATCCCAGCTTGCAGATCAACTGGCTCCATACGGAAATAAAGTCCTTCTTGTATATGGTGGAGGTAGTATTAAACGCAGCGGTTTATACGATCAAGTTATTGAGCTTTTAAAAGAAAATAATAAAGAAGTGTTTGAACTTTCAGGAGTTGAACCAAACCCTCGCTTAACTACAGTTCAAAGAGGTGTGGATATCTGTAAGACAGAGGGAATTGATTTCCTTTTAGCAGTAGGTGGAGGAAGTGTCATCGATTGCACGAAAGCAATTTCTGTCGGAGCAAAATATGACGGTGATCCTTGGGATATCGTAACAAGAAAAGCAATACCAAGTGATGCTGTACCATTTGGAACTGTATTAACATTAGCAGCTACAGGCTCTGAAATGAATTCAGGCTCTGTTATTACTAATTGGGAAACGCAAGAAAAATACGGCTGGGGAAGCCCGCTTACATTCCCTGTTTTCTCTATCCTCGATCCAGAGAATACATACACAGTACCTAAAAATCAGACAATTTATGGAATTGTAGACATGATGTCTCATGTACTTGAGCATTATTTCCATTTGGAAGAAAATACACAATTCCAAGACTATATGTGTGAGTCCTTGCTTAAGACAGTAATGGAAACAGGTCCAAAACTTGTTAACGACTTAGAGAATTATGAATATCGTTCCACAATCCTGTACTCCGGTACAATGGCATTAAACGGAATGCTTAACATGGGCTACCAGGGAGACTGGGCAACTCACAATATTGAGCATGCTGTATCAGCAGTTTATGACATTCCGCACGGAGGGGGACTTGCTATTCTATTCCCTAACTGGATGAAGCATAACTTAAGTGTAAAACCTTCAAGATTCAAGCAGCTTGCTGTTCGGGTATTTGGGGTTGATCCAGAAGGTAAAACAGATGAAGAAGCTGGATTGGAAGGCATTGAGAAGCTTAGAGAATTCTGGAACAGCATCGGAGCACCTTCAAGGCTGGCAGACTATGATATTGATGACAGCAAGCTTGAGCTGATGGTGGACAGAGCAATGGCAAGAGGAGAATTCGGACGCTTCAATTTATTGAAGGCGGATGATGTTCGCTCCATTTACAAAGCTTCCTTGTAA
- a CDS encoding DUF378 domain-containing protein, translating to MSGIQRTALVLTIIGAINWGLIGFFQFDLVAAIFGGQESALSRIIYGLVGIAGLINLGLLFKPSAEVSREPEPRSAK from the coding sequence ATGAGTGGTATTCAAAGAACAGCTTTAGTGTTAACGATTATTGGAGCAATAAATTGGGGACTAATTGGATTTTTTCAATTTGATTTAGTAGCAGCAATCTTTGGCGGTCAAGAATCAGCATTATCCAGAATCATTTACGGATTAGTTGGGATTGCCGGTTTGATTAACTTAGGATTGTTGTTTAAACCAAGTGCCGAAGTTTCTCGTGAACCTGAACCAAGATCTGCTAAATAA